CCACGAAAAAACCGCTATACCCAAGCGAGTATAGCGGTTTTGAAATTCTCAGGCGATCCGAATCGCAAAGGGGCGTTTAGCCTTCCTTCTTTTCTTCGGCGTCATTCGTTTCTTCAGCTTGGGCGTCTGCAGCATCACCTTCTGGTGCGGCAGTTTCATCGGCTGAGGCTTCTTCGGCAGCGGGTGTGGCTGTCGATTCTTCGTCGCTGTCGAATGCCGGGCGTTCAGCTTCGGTCTTAACGCGATCTCGATCGTTACCGACGAATTCGAGAATGGCTTGAAGACCAGCATCACCTAGACGCGGCTTGGCCAGCTTTAAAATGCGAGTGTATCCACCATCGCGATCTACAAAGCGAGGAGCGACTTCGTCGAACAGAATTTCGACGGCACGCTGATTACCAAGCATAGCCACCACACGACGACGAGCAGCAAGGGCAGGCGCCATGGCGGCGTTCCACTGTTGCCACTGATCGCTATTACGCCATTCTTTGTATTCTGGCGTGTTGGGCTTGGCCTTAGTCGCAAACTTTTCCGCTTCACGAAGGTGCGGTATAGCATTCTTAGCCACGGTGATGCACTTTTCGACGTAAGGACGCAGTTCCTTCGCCTTATGCATGGTCGTGACAATACGCCCCTTGACCTTGGGCGTGTTGTGCCCAGTACCCGGCGTATCAGATGCCAAGTAATCGTTGTAGAGGTAATA
This is a stretch of genomic DNA from Bremerella alba. It encodes these proteins:
- a CDS encoding bL17 family ribosomal protein, with product MRHLRKGRRLGRSASHRKALFRNMASSLLLTERPDDVNESYYLYNDYLASDTPGTGHNTPKVKGRIVTTMHKAKELRPYVEKCITVAKNAIPHLREAEKFATKAKPNTPEYKEWRNSDQWQQWNAAMAPALAARRRVVAMLGNQRAVEILFDEVAPRFVDRDGGYTRILKLAKPRLGDAGLQAILEFVGNDRDRVKTEAERPAFDSDEESTATPAAEEASADETAAPEGDAADAQAEETNDAEEKKEG